CAAATCCGGCCACGGCCAGCAGGGTCGCCACCAGGCCGATCAGCAGAGGTCGGAGCATGCTTCAGGCTAGGGAATCGACGCTGACGCCGTGTGAGTTGAACCCTGCATACATGAGAAATGGGCTTGATTCTCACAAAGCGTCTTGGCTGATGGGCCTTCTGATGTTTTTGGTCCGCCAGTTTTATGCTCGACCAATGCGATCGGCCACCTGTGTGCTGAGCGCAGGTGGGCATTTTCGAGGCACCTGCAGGTGCGAAGGTATAACATGCCAGTATGACCGAGGCCTTCGATCAAGCCGCGCGGGACGCACAGGCGCTGCCCGCACGTCCGGACAACACCACGTTGCTGCAGTTGTACGCGCTGTACAAGCAGGCGACCGAGGGTGACGTGAAAGGGGAGCGGCCGGGTGGCTTCGACTTCATAGGTGCGGCGAAGTTCGATGCCTGGGCGGCCTTGCGCGGAAGCAGTCAGGACGACGCCGAGCGCCAGTACATCGCACTGGTCGAGCGGCTGAAAGGCTGAGCGAGGTGCCGGGCGCCGAGTGTGACCCCTTGAGGTGCGCCATCCACGGACCGTGGCCTGACGTTCTGGTTCCGGTGTACGCGCAGATCTCGTATGCGGGAGCGCCGGAACAAACGTTTTGGGAGTCCTGGTGACCGCGAACGAGACCCAGACGCACAGCTTCGAGGCTCACAAGGCGCGTATGCGCGCGCTGGCGCGCGAGTTCGGGCGGGCTCATGCGTCCAAGGACCCGCACGCGCTGGCCGAAGGTCTGGGTGCCCGGCTGGCCTACATGGACCTGGGAGAACGCGACGGTGCGTACGACCCCGAGCACGGCGTGATCCTCGTGAATGGCAGCCACTCGCGCGAGCGCCAGCGTTTCACGCTGGCGCACGAAGTCAGCCATGCGCTGCTGCTTGCCGACGAGGACCTGCTCTCCGACTTGCACGACACCTTCGACGGCGAGGCGCTGGAAAACGCCATCGAGACGCTGTGCAACGTCGGGGCCGCCACCATCCTGATTTCCGACGACGATCTGCGCAGCGCGCTGGAGCGCTTCGGGACCTCGGGCCAGACCATCGCGGAGGTCGCCCGCCGCGCGGACGTGTCCGCGCCCGTCGCGCTCTACGCGCTGGCGGACTTCGTACGCACCCCCGCGATGTTCGTGGTATGTGCGCCCGACAGCGCGCTTCGCGGTCACGCCCGCTTTTCGCCCGGGCGTGGGGTGGTGGTGCAGCACAGTGCCTCGACTGCCTCGATGCGCTACAGCCTGTCGCCCGGGACGCCCATTCCCGAGGGTCACACCGTGGACACGGCCTTCCGCACCGGCCTGCCCATCGACGAAGTCAGCTTTTTTCCGTTTCGCAGCGGGAAACGCATGCCCGCTATCGTGAGCGCTTTTCCGCAGCGTGGGCGGGTACTGTGCGCGTTTGAAGAGCGTGGGTAGGGACAACTTTGATTCTGCCTGAAACCTTTGACCTCGCGCGGCGTTTTAGGAATGAACCGCTTGAGTACTGGCTGATCGGCGGAAACGCCATCGAACTGGTGGTCGACCACGACGTGCGCGATCACGACGACATCGACTTCATGGTGGCGCACCAGGACGCGCTGCGGGCGGTGCAGATCCTGCAGGCGCTCGGTTTCGAGCATGCGCACGGCAGCCTGGACGACGGGGACGTGTTTTACCGGCGTGGAGCGCTGCTCGTCGATCTGGTCCCGGTTTGCGCCGAGACCGACCCACCCCGAATGCTGGGCGCCCTGAGTGGCCTCTGTTTCCCTGCCGGATTTCTGACCCCATACCTGGCAACACACGGGGGAGAACAGTTCCCGACGCTCAGCCCGCGCATGCACCTGCAGATGAAAACGGTCGTCGCTGAATTTTATGGTGTGCCACCGCGCGAGAAGGATGTGCAAGACGTTCGTGCGCTGCAGGCGCATCTGCAACGAGGCAGGGTTCTGGCCGGAGAGGCCGGGTGAAGACCCATACCTTGCGCTTCGGTTCGTCCGTGCCGGGTGCCCGGTACGAGGACGGCCTGTGGCAGCTGTCGTGGTCGGGTGTGGGGGTGATGGGCATTCTGAACGTCACGCCGGATTCGTTCAGTGACGGCGGAGCCTACCGCGACCTGCCGGCAGTGCTGGCGCGCGCACACGAGTTGCAGGCAGCGGGGGCCCTGATGCTCGACGTCGGTGGCGAATCCACCCGGCCCGGCGCACAGGCCGTTTCAGCGCGTGAGGAGCTCGCGCGGATTTTGCCGGTGATCGCCGCCCTGCGTGAGGTCGGCAGTGCGGTCATCAGCGTGGATACCATGAAAAGCAGCGTGGCGCGCGAAGCCCTTGCTGCCGGTGCGC
The Deinococcus peraridilitoris DSM 19664 genome window above contains:
- a CDS encoding acyl-CoA-binding protein, which codes for MTEAFDQAARDAQALPARPDNTTLLQLYALYKQATEGDVKGERPGGFDFIGAAKFDAWAALRGSSQDDAERQYIALVERLKG
- a CDS encoding ImmA/IrrE family metallo-endopeptidase, whose translation is MTANETQTHSFEAHKARMRALAREFGRAHASKDPHALAEGLGARLAYMDLGERDGAYDPEHGVILVNGSHSRERQRFTLAHEVSHALLLADEDLLSDLHDTFDGEALENAIETLCNVGAATILISDDDLRSALERFGTSGQTIAEVARRADVSAPVALYALADFVRTPAMFVVCAPDSALRGHARFSPGRGVVVQHSASTASMRYSLSPGTPIPEGHTVDTAFRTGLPIDEVSFFPFRSGKRMPAIVSAFPQRGRVLCAFEERG
- a CDS encoding nucleotidyltransferase domain-containing protein, encoding MILPETFDLARRFRNEPLEYWLIGGNAIELVVDHDVRDHDDIDFMVAHQDALRAVQILQALGFEHAHGSLDDGDVFYRRGALLVDLVPVCAETDPPRMLGALSGLCFPAGFLTPYLATHGGEQFPTLSPRMHLQMKTVVAEFYGVPPREKDVQDVRALQAHLQRGRVLAGEAG